The following are encoded together in the Arvicanthis niloticus isolate mArvNil1 chromosome 9, mArvNil1.pat.X, whole genome shotgun sequence genome:
- the Brpf1 gene encoding peregrin isoform X5, translating into MGVDFDVKTFCHNLRATKPPYECPVETCRKVYKSYSGIEYHLYHYDHDSPPPPQQTPLRKHKKKGRQSRPANKQSPSPSEVSQSPGREVMSYAQAQRMVEVDLHGRVHRISIFDNLDVVSEDEEAPEEAPENGSNKENTETPAATPKSGKHKNKEKRKDSNHHHHSTPASAAPKLPEVVYRELEQDTPDAPPRPTSYYRYIEKSAEELDEEVEYDMDEEDYIWLDIMNERRKTEGVSPIPQEIFEYLMDRLEKESYFESHNKGDPNALVDEDAVCCICNDGECQNSNVILFCDMCNLAVHQECYGVPYIPEGQWLCRRCLQSPSRAVDCALCPNKGGAFKQTDDGRWAHVVCALWIPEVCFANTVFLEPIDSIEHIPPARWKLTCYICKQRGSGACIQCHKANCYTAFHVTCAQQAGLYMKMEPVRETGANGTSFSVRKTAYCDIHTPPGSARRLPALSHSEGEEEEDEEEDEGKSWSSEKVKKAKAKSRIKMKKARKILAEKRAAAPVVSVPCIPPHRLSKITNRLTIQRKSQFMQRLHSYWTLKRQSRNGVPLLRRLQTHLQSQRNCDQVGRDSEDKNWALKEQLKSWQRLRHDLERARLLVELIRKREKLKRETIKIQQIAMEMQLTPFLILLRKTLEQLQEKDTGNIFSEPVPLSEVPDYLDHIKKPMDFFTMKQNLEAYRYLNFDDFEEDFNLIVSNCLKYNAKDTIFYRAAVRLREQGGAVLRQARRQAEKMGIDFETGMHIPHNLAGDEVSHHTEDEEERLVLLENQKHLPVEEQLKLLLERLDEVNASKQSVGRSRRAKMIKKEMTALRRKLAHQRETGRDGPERHGPSGRGNLTPHPAACDKDGQTDSAAEESSSQETSKGLGPNMSSTPAHEVGRRTSVLFSKKNPKTAGPPKRPGRPPKNRESQMTPSHGGSPVGPPQLPIMGSLRQRKRGRSPRPSSSSDSDSDKSTEDPPMDLPANGFSSGNQPVKKSFLVYRNDCNLPRSSSDSESSSSSSSSAASDRTSTTPSKQGRGKPSFSRGTFPEDSSEDTSGTENEAYSVGTGRGVGHSMVRKSLGRGAGWLSEDEDSPLDALDLVWAKCRGYPSYPALIIDPKMPREGMFHHGVPIPVPPLEVLKLGEQMTQEAREHLYLVLFFDNKRTWQWLPRTKLVPLGVNQDLDKEKMLEGRKSNIRKSVQIAYHRALQHRSKVQGEQSSETSDSD; encoded by the exons ATGGGGGTGGACTTTGATGTGAAGACCTTCTGCCACAACTTGCGGGCAACTAAGCCACCATATGAGTGCCCTGTGGAGACTTGCCGCAAGGTTTACAAGAGTTACAGTGGTATCGAGTACCACCTGTACCACTATGATCATGACAGCCCACCGCCCCCACAGCAGACCCCGCTGCGCAAGCACAAAAAGAAAGGGCGCCAGTCACGACCAGCCAACAAGCAGTCACCCAGCCCCTCTGAGGTCTCCCAGTCACCAGGCCGAGAGGTGATGAGCTATGCTCAGGCCCAGCGCATGGTAGAAGTGGACCTTCATGGCCGTGTCCACCGAATCAGCATCTTTGACAACTTGGATGTGGTGTCAGAGGATGAGGAGGCCCCTGAAGAGGCCCCTGAGAATGGCAGCAACAAGGAAAACACTGAGACACCTGCGGCTACACCTAAGtcaggcaagcataagaacaagGAGAAACGAAAAGActccaaccaccaccaccacagtacTCCTGCCAGTGCTGCTCCCAAACTGCCTGAGGTGGTGTACCGTGAGCTAGAGCAAGATACCCCTGACGCACCGCCCAGGCCCACTTCATACTACCG GTACATCGAGAAGTCTGCAGAAGAGCTGGATGAGGAGGTGGAGTATGACATGGATGAAGAGGACTACATCTGGCTGGATATCATGAATGAGCGGCGGAAGACTGAGGGTGTAAGTCCCATCCCACAGGAGATTTTTGAGTACTTAATGGACCGGTTGGAGAAGGAGTCGTACTTTGAGAGTCACAATAAAGGTGACCCCAATGCACTAGTGGATGAAGATGCTGTGTGCTGTATCTGCAATGATGGCGAGTGCCAGAACAGCAATGTCATCCTCTTCTGTGACATGTGCAACTTGGCTGTGCACCAGGAGTGCTACGGTGTCCCCTATATCCCTGAAGGCCAGTGGCTGTGCCGCCGTTGCCTGCAGTCACCTTCTCGTGCAGTGGATTGTGCTCTGTGCCCCAATAAGGGCGGTGCCTTCAAGCAGACAGATGATGGCCGCTGGGCCCACGTGGTGTGTGCCTTGTGGATCCCTGAGGTCTGCTTTGCCAACACAGTCTTCCTAGAACCTATTGACAGCATTGAGCACATCCCACCAGCTCGGTGGAAGCTCACTTGCTACATTTGTAAACAGCGGGGTTCTGGAGCCTGCATCCAGTGCCATAAGGCCAATTGCTACACAGCCTTCCATGTGACATGTGCCCAACAGGCTGGCCTTTACATGAAGATGGAACCTGTGCGGGAGACAGGTGCCAATGGTACTTCCTTTAGCGTCCGCAAGACAGCCTACTGTGACATCCACACACCCCCAGGTTCTGCTCGTCGCCTGCCTGCCCTGTCCCACAGTGagggtgaggaagaagaagatgaggaagaagatgagggtAAGAGCTGGAGCTCAGAGAAGGTCAAGAAGGCCAAGGCTAAGTCCCGGATTAAGATGAAGAAAGCTCGGAAGATCTTGGCAGAGAAGAGGGCAGCAGCACCTGTGGTGTCCGTGCCCTGCATCCCACCACACAG GCTCAGTAAAATCACCAACCGCCTGACCATCCAGAGGAAGAGCCAGTTCATGCAGAGGCTACACAGCTACTGGACTCTGAAACGACAATCACGGAATGGGGTCCCGCTACTCAGGCGCCTGCAAACACATCTTCAGTCTCAGAGGAACTGTGATCAAGTTGGG AGAGATTCTGAAGATAAAAACTGGGCCCTCAAAGAACAGCTCAAGTCCTGGCAGAGACTCCGGCATGACCTGGAACGAGCTCGACTGCTGGTGGAGTTGATCCGCAAGCGAgagaaactgaaaagggagacg ATCAAGATCCAGCAGATTGCCATGGAGATGCAGCTGACCcctttcctcatcctcctccgAAAAACCTTGGAGCAGCTCCAAGAGAAGGACACAGGCAACATCTTCAGCGAGCCGGTCCCTCTGTCTGAG GTACCTGACTACCTAGACCACATCAAAAAGCCCATGGACTTTTTCACCATGAAGCAGAACTTGGAGGCTTACCGCTACTTGAACTTTGATGATTTTGAGGAGGACTTCAACCTCATTGTCAGCAACTGCCTAAAGTATAATGCCAAGGACACCATCTTCTACAGGGCAGCAGTACGACTCCGTGAGCAGGGTGGTGCTGTGCTCCGTCAAGCCCGGCGCCAGGCAGAAAAAATGGGCATTGACTTTGAGACGGGCATGCATATCCCTCACAACCTGGCTGGAGATGAGGTCTCACACCACACTGAAGATG AGGAAGAACGGCTGGTCCTGCTGGAGAACCAGAAACACCTGCCAGTAGAAGAACAGCTGAAGTTGTTGCTGGAGCGGCTGGACGAAGTCAATGCCAGCAAGCAGAGTGTGGGCCGCTCCCGGCGTGCAAAGATGATCAAAAAGGAGATGACAGCATTGCGGCGGAAGCTTGCGCACCAGAGGGAGACTGGCCGGGATGGGCCTGAGCGTCATGGCCCCTCAGGTCGGGGCAATCTGACACCCCACCCAGCAGCCTGTGACAAGGATGGACAGACTGACAGTGCTGCAGAAGAGAGCAGCAGCCAGGAAACAAGCAAAG GCCTGGGTCCCAACATGTCCTCAACCCCCGCACATGAGGTGGGCAGGAGAACCTCAGTTCTGTTCTCCAAAAAGAACCCGAAGACAGCTGGACCGCCCAAGAGGCCGGGCCGGCCCCCCAAAAACCGGGAGAGCCAGATGACCCCCAGCCACGGAGGCAGTCCTGTGGGGCCCCCTCAACTTCCCATCATGGGCTCCCTACGTCAGCGCAAGCGGGGTAGGAGCCCCCGGCCCAGTTCAAGCTCAGACAGCGACAGTGATAAGTCCACAGAAGATCCCCCAATGG ACTTACCAGCCAATGGCTTCAGCAGTGGGAACCAGCCAGTGAAGAAGAGTTTCTTGGTGTACCGTAATGACTGCAACCTTCCTCGGAGTAGCTCAGACTCTgagtccagcagcagcagcagcagcagtgcgGCCTCAGACCGGACCAG CACAACACCCTCAAAACAAGGCCGGGGCAAGCCCTCCTTCTCTCGGGGCACATTCCCAGAGGACAGCAGTGAAGATACCTCAGGCACTGAGAATGAGGCCTACTCCGTGGGCACTGGCCGCGGCGTGGGCCACAGCA TGGTAAGAAAGAGTCTGGGTCGAGGAGCTGGCTGGCTGTCAGAGGATGAGGACTCCCCGTTGGATGCTCTGGACCTTGTGTGGGCCAAATGCCGAGGCTATCCATCATACCCAGCTCTG ATCATTGATCCAAAGATGCCCCGAGAAGGTATGTTCCACCATGGGGTTCCTATCCCTGTACCACCACTGGAGGTTCTGAAACTTGGGGAACAGATGACACAGGAAGCCCGGGAGCACCTCTACCTCGTTCTCTTCTTTGACAACAAACGAACCTG GCAGTGGCTTCCCCGGACTAAACTCGTTCCTTTGGGTGTGAACCAGGATCTAGACAAAGAGAAGATGCTGGAGGGCCGGAAGTCTAACATCCGCAAGTCAGTGCAGATTGCCTACCACAGGGCTCTGCAGCACCGCAGCAAGGTGCAGGGTGAGCAGAGCAGTGAGACCAGCGATAGTGACTGA
- the Brpf1 gene encoding peregrin isoform X4 translates to MGVDFDVKTFCHNLRATKPPYECPVETCRKVYKSYSGIEYHLYHYDHDSPPPPQQTPLRKHKKKGRQSRPANKQSPSPSEVSQSPGREVMSYAQAQRMVEVDLHGRVHRISIFDNLDVVSEDEEAPEEAPENGSNKENTETPAATPKSGKHKNKEKRKDSNHHHHSTPASAAPKLPEVVYRELEQDTPDAPPRPTSYYRYIEKSAEELDEEVEYDMDEEDYIWLDIMNERRKTEGVSPIPQEIFEYLMDRLEKESYFESHNKGDPNALVDEDAVCCICNDGECQNSNVILFCDMCNLAVHQECYGVPYIPEGQWLCRRCLQSPSRAVDCALCPNKGGAFKQTDDGRWAHVVCALWIPEVCFANTVFLEPIDSIEHIPPARWKLTCYICKQRGSGACIQCHKANCYTAFHVTCAQQAGLYMKMEPVRETGANGTSFSVRKTAYCDIHTPPGSARRLPALSHSEGEEEEDEEEDEGKSWSSEKVKKAKAKSRIKMKKARKILAEKRAAAPVVSVPCIPPHRLSKITNRLTIQRKSQFMQRLHSYWTLKRQSRNGVPLLRRLQTHLQSQRNCDQVGRDSEDKNWALKEQLKSWQRLRHDLERARLLVELIRKREKLKRETIKIQQIAMEMQLTPFLILLRKTLEQLQEKDTGNIFSEPVPLSEVPDYLDHIKKPMDFFTMKQNLEAYRYLNFDDFEEDFNLIVSNCLKYNAKDTIFYRAAVRLREQGGAVLRQARRQAEKMGIDFETGMHIPHNLAGDEVSHHTEDVEEERLVLLENQKHLPVEEQLKLLLERLDEVNASKQSVGRSRRAKMIKKEMTALRRKLAHQRETGRDGPERHGPSGRGNLTPHPAACDKDGQTDSAAEESSSQETSKGLGPNMSSTPAHEVGRRTSVLFSKKNPKTAGPPKRPGRPPKNRESQMTPSHGGSPVGPPQLPIMGSLRQRKRGRSPRPSSSSDSDSDKSTEDPPMDLPANGFSSGNQPVKKSFLVYRNDCNLPRSSSDSESSSSSSSSAASDRTSTTPSKQGRGKPSFSRGTFPEDSSEDTSGTENEAYSVGTGRGVGHSMVRKSLGRGAGWLSEDEDSPLDALDLVWAKCRGYPSYPALIIDPKMPREGMFHHGVPIPVPPLEVLKLGEQMTQEAREHLYLVLFFDNKRTWQWLPRTKLVPLGVNQDLDKEKMLEGRKSNIRKSVQIAYHRALQHRSKVQGEQSSETSDSD, encoded by the exons ATGGGGGTGGACTTTGATGTGAAGACCTTCTGCCACAACTTGCGGGCAACTAAGCCACCATATGAGTGCCCTGTGGAGACTTGCCGCAAGGTTTACAAGAGTTACAGTGGTATCGAGTACCACCTGTACCACTATGATCATGACAGCCCACCGCCCCCACAGCAGACCCCGCTGCGCAAGCACAAAAAGAAAGGGCGCCAGTCACGACCAGCCAACAAGCAGTCACCCAGCCCCTCTGAGGTCTCCCAGTCACCAGGCCGAGAGGTGATGAGCTATGCTCAGGCCCAGCGCATGGTAGAAGTGGACCTTCATGGCCGTGTCCACCGAATCAGCATCTTTGACAACTTGGATGTGGTGTCAGAGGATGAGGAGGCCCCTGAAGAGGCCCCTGAGAATGGCAGCAACAAGGAAAACACTGAGACACCTGCGGCTACACCTAAGtcaggcaagcataagaacaagGAGAAACGAAAAGActccaaccaccaccaccacagtacTCCTGCCAGTGCTGCTCCCAAACTGCCTGAGGTGGTGTACCGTGAGCTAGAGCAAGATACCCCTGACGCACCGCCCAGGCCCACTTCATACTACCG GTACATCGAGAAGTCTGCAGAAGAGCTGGATGAGGAGGTGGAGTATGACATGGATGAAGAGGACTACATCTGGCTGGATATCATGAATGAGCGGCGGAAGACTGAGGGTGTAAGTCCCATCCCACAGGAGATTTTTGAGTACTTAATGGACCGGTTGGAGAAGGAGTCGTACTTTGAGAGTCACAATAAAGGTGACCCCAATGCACTAGTGGATGAAGATGCTGTGTGCTGTATCTGCAATGATGGCGAGTGCCAGAACAGCAATGTCATCCTCTTCTGTGACATGTGCAACTTGGCTGTGCACCAGGAGTGCTACGGTGTCCCCTATATCCCTGAAGGCCAGTGGCTGTGCCGCCGTTGCCTGCAGTCACCTTCTCGTGCAGTGGATTGTGCTCTGTGCCCCAATAAGGGCGGTGCCTTCAAGCAGACAGATGATGGCCGCTGGGCCCACGTGGTGTGTGCCTTGTGGATCCCTGAGGTCTGCTTTGCCAACACAGTCTTCCTAGAACCTATTGACAGCATTGAGCACATCCCACCAGCTCGGTGGAAGCTCACTTGCTACATTTGTAAACAGCGGGGTTCTGGAGCCTGCATCCAGTGCCATAAGGCCAATTGCTACACAGCCTTCCATGTGACATGTGCCCAACAGGCTGGCCTTTACATGAAGATGGAACCTGTGCGGGAGACAGGTGCCAATGGTACTTCCTTTAGCGTCCGCAAGACAGCCTACTGTGACATCCACACACCCCCAGGTTCTGCTCGTCGCCTGCCTGCCCTGTCCCACAGTGagggtgaggaagaagaagatgaggaagaagatgagggtAAGAGCTGGAGCTCAGAGAAGGTCAAGAAGGCCAAGGCTAAGTCCCGGATTAAGATGAAGAAAGCTCGGAAGATCTTGGCAGAGAAGAGGGCAGCAGCACCTGTGGTGTCCGTGCCCTGCATCCCACCACACAG GCTCAGTAAAATCACCAACCGCCTGACCATCCAGAGGAAGAGCCAGTTCATGCAGAGGCTACACAGCTACTGGACTCTGAAACGACAATCACGGAATGGGGTCCCGCTACTCAGGCGCCTGCAAACACATCTTCAGTCTCAGAGGAACTGTGATCAAGTTGGG AGAGATTCTGAAGATAAAAACTGGGCCCTCAAAGAACAGCTCAAGTCCTGGCAGAGACTCCGGCATGACCTGGAACGAGCTCGACTGCTGGTGGAGTTGATCCGCAAGCGAgagaaactgaaaagggagacg ATCAAGATCCAGCAGATTGCCATGGAGATGCAGCTGACCcctttcctcatcctcctccgAAAAACCTTGGAGCAGCTCCAAGAGAAGGACACAGGCAACATCTTCAGCGAGCCGGTCCCTCTGTCTGAG GTACCTGACTACCTAGACCACATCAAAAAGCCCATGGACTTTTTCACCATGAAGCAGAACTTGGAGGCTTACCGCTACTTGAACTTTGATGATTTTGAGGAGGACTTCAACCTCATTGTCAGCAACTGCCTAAAGTATAATGCCAAGGACACCATCTTCTACAGGGCAGCAGTACGACTCCGTGAGCAGGGTGGTGCTGTGCTCCGTCAAGCCCGGCGCCAGGCAGAAAAAATGGGCATTGACTTTGAGACGGGCATGCATATCCCTCACAACCTGGCTGGAGATGAGGTCTCACACCACACTGAAGATG TAGAGGAAGAACGGCTGGTCCTGCTGGAGAACCAGAAACACCTGCCAGTAGAAGAACAGCTGAAGTTGTTGCTGGAGCGGCTGGACGAAGTCAATGCCAGCAAGCAGAGTGTGGGCCGCTCCCGGCGTGCAAAGATGATCAAAAAGGAGATGACAGCATTGCGGCGGAAGCTTGCGCACCAGAGGGAGACTGGCCGGGATGGGCCTGAGCGTCATGGCCCCTCAGGTCGGGGCAATCTGACACCCCACCCAGCAGCCTGTGACAAGGATGGACAGACTGACAGTGCTGCAGAAGAGAGCAGCAGCCAGGAAACAAGCAAAG GCCTGGGTCCCAACATGTCCTCAACCCCCGCACATGAGGTGGGCAGGAGAACCTCAGTTCTGTTCTCCAAAAAGAACCCGAAGACAGCTGGACCGCCCAAGAGGCCGGGCCGGCCCCCCAAAAACCGGGAGAGCCAGATGACCCCCAGCCACGGAGGCAGTCCTGTGGGGCCCCCTCAACTTCCCATCATGGGCTCCCTACGTCAGCGCAAGCGGGGTAGGAGCCCCCGGCCCAGTTCAAGCTCAGACAGCGACAGTGATAAGTCCACAGAAGATCCCCCAATGG ACTTACCAGCCAATGGCTTCAGCAGTGGGAACCAGCCAGTGAAGAAGAGTTTCTTGGTGTACCGTAATGACTGCAACCTTCCTCGGAGTAGCTCAGACTCTgagtccagcagcagcagcagcagcagtgcgGCCTCAGACCGGACCAG CACAACACCCTCAAAACAAGGCCGGGGCAAGCCCTCCTTCTCTCGGGGCACATTCCCAGAGGACAGCAGTGAAGATACCTCAGGCACTGAGAATGAGGCCTACTCCGTGGGCACTGGCCGCGGCGTGGGCCACAGCA TGGTAAGAAAGAGTCTGGGTCGAGGAGCTGGCTGGCTGTCAGAGGATGAGGACTCCCCGTTGGATGCTCTGGACCTTGTGTGGGCCAAATGCCGAGGCTATCCATCATACCCAGCTCTG ATCATTGATCCAAAGATGCCCCGAGAAGGTATGTTCCACCATGGGGTTCCTATCCCTGTACCACCACTGGAGGTTCTGAAACTTGGGGAACAGATGACACAGGAAGCCCGGGAGCACCTCTACCTCGTTCTCTTCTTTGACAACAAACGAACCTG GCAGTGGCTTCCCCGGACTAAACTCGTTCCTTTGGGTGTGAACCAGGATCTAGACAAAGAGAAGATGCTGGAGGGCCGGAAGTCTAACATCCGCAAGTCAGTGCAGATTGCCTACCACAGGGCTCTGCAGCACCGCAGCAAGGTGCAGGGTGAGCAGAGCAGTGAGACCAGCGATAGTGACTGA